Below is a genomic region from Phocoena phocoena chromosome 21, mPhoPho1.1, whole genome shotgun sequence.
GCGCGGCCTTTCTATGCACCCCCTCGGCCTCACTTTCCTCAGTTCAAACACCACCACGAAGGGCGCTTCCGTGTCCCTGCCCAGCCGCGGGGTCGGCAGAGCGATCACCCCACCTGCTGATCCTGGCTGGAGCAGCCAGGGTCTGCCCCGAGCAGATCTCAATGCCCCAGTGACCCACGGCACTGCCGGGAAAAGTTCCCGTCCTCGGGCACCAGCTGACACGGGGGGTTTCCAAATACGCTCTCCAACGTTCCACGTCCTCACTCTTGGTTAGTTGCTTCCGGTTTTAAATCAGCTGTACGGCTCCAGAAGCGACCAAGGGTGCGATGGTTTTGTATCGGATCAAGTGCTGTGAGCCCTCCTCCAGGTCGATCACGTAGTCCCTGGAAGAGAGAACAATGTACCCGCGGAGCTCAGCTGCAGCCCCATGGGGAGGAGTGCTTCCCACCACCCACAACGCAAACGCCACTCACCTCTGCTCATCTGTTTCCGGTTCTACCAGTATGTTTTCCTGTCGCTCTTTCACCCTCAGAAACACATATGAATCCAGATCTGGTTTGGGAACTGCCAGGAGGACGATAGTGTGATCAGAAAATGCTCAGCTAACAAGATCGGGATGGAGAAGCTGCTAGGATTAACTGCCTCAGGCACAAAGGGACCCCTGATGTAAAAGCATCTTGGGGGCAGGGATGAGAGGAGAGATCTGGCTCCTTCTAGAAACAGCATACTTCCCTCAAGGTTTCACACGGCACGCGCTCATTTGACAAGTGATGAGGATGTAAGATCTGCAGGGCACCTGGGAGGGAGAGCGAGGGCCATGGGAGAAACACGCGTGACGTCTTAGGAGGACAGAGTGTGTGAATCGGGCCAGAAAGTGTCTGTATAAAGGGTGGGAGGACTGGATGTTAGGCAGACTGGGTCACACGGTGATGGCCTTGAGTGTCAGGGAGATGAATACGGGCTGCGCGCTGTAAGCATCCCTCCCTCTCTACCACCAGCCAGCACTTCACCACGAAGTGCCCCGCGCTGGCAGCTCTCCAGCCCTTCCCTGCCTGCGGCTCCGTTTGTGCCAAGAGGACCCCATCACCTGCGGGGTCCGGAGAACCCACCGGACAACTCAGTGTTCAGAGCCCAGCTCAGGTGTGGGGCTGCCCTCGGTTCCCTGTCTACGGGAAGGGGGTCAGGATAACTGATCGCAAAGGTCCGGGGAGGGTCCCCTGGGCTGCTCGGGGGTTCTGGGCCTGCTAGAGACACCAACTTCAGCAGGGTCAGCTGGGCCCACTGGGCAGCTGCTGATTTGAGGAAACCCTCGAAGGATGTTCGGCTACAATGCCCTTCCACGACTCTGCCACTGTGGTCTCCGTGCTCCAGGGGGCATCTGGGCTACGTGAGCAAGGCTCTCATCTCACGAGGGAAGGCTGGTTCCCGAACAGCTCCAGCCCTAGGCGCCCAGCTCTGGTCCTTGGAAGGGACCCAGGACAAGCGACACATGAGCGTCAGGAGGTGTTGGCCAGCATCAAGTAGAAGCAGCTCTGGGGCAACGGCCTGGACCCGGCTCAACTGGATACGACAGGTGGTGCTGGGCAGTGATTAGGGACGTGGTCCTTGCCCCACTCGTAAGTGCAGACGAAAGCGGCTGAACTGGACACGGACTGGGCCTCCTGTGTCCCTCAGGCAGGTTCACCAAAACGACCAGTTCAGAGTTCCACAAGCCCAGCACGCGGTGGGCTTGCTCCTGGTGTCCCCCTCCACGATGACACGCTGAAGCCCCGAACCCCAGTACGTCAGGACGGGAATGGATTTGGAGACCAGGCCTCTAAAGAGGCAAAATAAAGCCGCCAGGGTGGGGTTCTGATGCAACCTGAtgaggagagggacagagagcaGGGTGCGTGTGCAGGGGCGGCcgcctgcaagccaaggagagagactcAGGGAAACCAACACTGTCAGCACCCTGACCATGGACTCTGGCCTCCACATCTGTGAGAAGATCCACGCCGACTGGTCAGGTGCCCCCGTCCTGTCGGTGGTACTTAGCTGTGGCAGCCGGGGCTAAGTCCCCCACCAGCGGCAGGGCTCAGGGCGCGGCCCCCAGGCTGGGTCGGCGAGGGACGCTCAGGGCTTGGCTGTCGTGAACTCAGTTTGGGAACCTGTGGACTCCAGGCCCCCGTGAGGTCCTGCGTGGACACGGCGAGCTGGGAAAGGCCGGGGAGGAGGACTGGAGGCCACACGCCAGGGGCCCTGCTGGCTGATCCAAGGTTAGTGGTTACCACCAGGGCCCCTCCTTGGCTCGGCAGACTTTCAGGGGACCGAGCAAGGGGGCGAGAGGTAGAGGAGATGGCCGTGCTTCCCTCCCTGGCGCCTCCCTGCCGTCTGTCCTGCTCCCCTTCCCACAGCCGGGAGGCTGTTCACAACCGAAGATCAGGAGCCCTGAGGGACCCCTGTAGGCGTCCCAGCCTCCCAGCTaacgtcccccccccccccccgaggaGACAGGCCCTGCATGGCCTGGAACCTGTGAGGGGGACGCTGCTGCCCCCGGAGACCACAGACCCCGGCATCTTCCTCGCCCAGAAGAGCCGAGCACAGCATGGACCCTCGGGAGGTGACTGCGTACGCGGGTGAGTCTGCACTTACAGGGGCAGCTACGAGAATTTCCTCTGAACCGGAAGAACACAAAAGTGATGCTGAAATCGCTACCCCGGCGCCTGCTTTTCacgatttttggttttttaacccAGAACCCTTCCCCTCTGTCTCTTTTCTGCTGATCTATCTATGCACCTATTTGCCCATGTTCGAGAGAAGAGAGTGGAGATGAAGACGCTATTCTAAGGCACCTGGAGATACGTGGGGTGTAAACTACAGCCCCTCGGGATGTCCGAAAGGAGAATGTTCTGCTCACCTGCCCTCAAGAGGTCCACCTTCTGTAAATTAGGAGGCATGTGCTTTAAGGCAACGTTCTTTAGGTAGGTCTCTGTGTTAGCCATGTACCTGAAACACACAAACCCACATCGCAGTGACGACACGCCCCGGAGCCACCAGGGCTGTAAGACCAACAGCAGTGGCCCTGCGACTGGCCTCAGGGACACAACCACCAAACACACTGGCAAGCCAGGGAAATAAAGGCGGGTCCCACGCTCGCTGCTTACTTACTCTCTGGCAAAGGCAAACTCTTCCGGAGAAAGGCTGGAAGGCTCCCCCTCACGGCGTGTTTTCTCCTTTTCGAGGACGTGAGGGAAAAACTTCTCTATCTGTGGGGACAGGAAACACCTGTCAACGCTTTTTGCCATCAGCAAGTTTGATCAAGTGTGTCATCGAAGGTCTGGTCTGACTCCAGTGGCACACATGCTAGTTTTCTGAAACAGGTCGAGGTTAATCTAGAAAGTGGCTCTTAAAATGACACGTTTTCATGGTTGAAGCTCTTTCTAATCATAAGACTTACACACTGGACTTCACGAAGGCAGGTTTCAGAGAATTTGGAGCAAAGGCCAGGGCTCAAAAAAGGAAGACAGTTTAAAAAGGATGAGAGGCTTTCATGAAAGAAACTATGGTGAGACAACTGGAAATGGAAGttaagagaaaggaaggggctGTTACCCAGCACTTCTATGTCCTTGTACAGACACAACTGTACAACCTGTGAAGTGAAACAGATACAGAGGctggagagacacacacagaacaTTTAAGCAGACAGAGAGTGATGCTCGATTATAAGACtataaccagggacttccctggtggtgcaggggttaagaatccgcctgccaatgcaggggacacgggtttgagccctggtccaggaagatctcacatgccatggagcacctaagcccgtgcaccacaattactgagcctgcgctctagagcccgtaagccacaactactgagcctgtgagccacaactactgggcccacgtgccacaactactgagcccacgcacctagagcctgtgctccgcaccacaactactgagcccacgcgcctagagcctgtgccactgcaacgagaagcctgtgcactgcaatgaagagtagcccccactcgctgcaactagagaaagcccgtgcgcagcaacgaagacccaacacagccaaaaataaataaataaatttataaattaacaacaaaagaaacaatataaCCAGCAAGGATAAAACCCACAATGAGGTGAGGCTTGGGAAGCGTGCTCAGAACtaccagaaaacaacaacaaagctaAAAGCTACAGAAAGGTGTGTGGTCAGGAACCAGGAAAGGCAGTCTCGTTTGGAGTCAAAGCTCTCACGATCACCTCCGCCAGGGAAACACTCTCTGCGAGCAGGACCACGATGACGGCAAGGAGGAGCTGAAGGCCCAGAGAAGGCAGCACTTATCCTTAAAGCGGTGAGGTCTCCCGGCTCGGACGGACTGTGTTCCAGGATGAACTAAATTCTCGTCTGTACGGAGTTCGAGAGTGTGAGGCACCTTCTCCTGTCCTATGTGGATCACGGATGCTACTGTATCACTTCGTGCACTAAAAATACATGCCATTTCAGAATCTCAGAGTCACTGAGTTCAGAAGAGGTGGGAAAGATTAGAGGCACACACATTTCctgattttcaaaaatacaaaggagGAGACTCTTCCAACACACATCAGCGTCCTTCCCGTTGTACGTGGCCTTGCAGACAGACGGTCTGTGAACTCACAGGGAAGTAGCGGTGCGCGTGAAGAGCATTCACCTCACCACACGCCTCAAAGAACTGAGCGGCCTGGCagctgagggtggggagaggcgtAGCACGTCTCAAGTTTTTCAAAATGCGTGATGATGTCTTTAACGTCCTTGTGGACAAGCTGTAGCGGGGGTGCTGGCTGACAGCACAGACTAGGAGACGCATAAATGAGTGAAAGAAGAACACGGATTCAACTGACAGACGCCGATCGGCGGGGAAGGCTCTGGCGGGACATCGATCACTGGCCCAGTCCTACTAAAGAACCAGATAAGATCTCTGATGACACACTCATAAAACTTGCTGAAATAACTAACAGGCTAGGTGACAAGACTGGGATCCAGAGACCAGGGAAATGGCCCAAAAAAAGAAGCTGAAGAGGGACAAGTACTGAGCCCTACACTGAAGGGTCAAAAGTCAAGCCACGGAAATACAGGAGAGTGACGGGATGgcgtaataataataacaacagcttAAAATTTTCCAGAGGTTGGTGCTCATGGCGAGTGCGGAATGAACCCAGGGTGACGTGTCCGTCAGATGCTACCTGACACTGGGTGGCGTTACTACCAGTCTGATACCCACAAGGGAAGCGACCATCCTGCTTTTCACAAAAGTGACCAAACTACAACGGGAACTCTGTTCCACTGTAGGTGGGGTAATGTAAGGAGGATACTGATAAACCTTTTAGGGGAAGGGACCAGGAgagtaaatggaaataaacagCTGAAATGTTTAGCTGAGAGGACTCTCAAGAGCCTTCTGAGCTGTCTTCAGTATCTGAAGCGCGTCCACATGGTAGAGGGTACGGCTGGCCCTTGAACAACTCGGGGCTTGAGTGTGCcagcagccctcccctccccccgccttaCAGTCGGCCCTCCGTACCCCTGGTTCTGCAcccggattcaaccaacctcggatCACTTTACagcaaatattgaaaaaattctATGTATCAATGGACCCACGCAGTTCACACCCATGGTGTTCAAGAATCAAGCATATTTGCTTTGTAATAACTAAGAGGACAAGTGGAACCAAATGAGAAGAGACTTCAAGGAGGTAAGAACTTCCAGGGTTAAAACAGACGTCATTGAAAATAAGCATGTTTTGCCGTTTCATTTTTATAAGTTAGACGGCCATAGAGATATAGCTGAATGTCACTAGCATGGTCCATTTGACATTGACTTGACGACAGATGCAAAACAGTTCTTAAAACCAGGTCCCCTCTGGTCAGTATTCCCTGTTCATCCACTGCCAATCCCTCCACGCTCAGCACCGCCCGACGGTCACTCCGGGGGGTGCCGTTCGCGCAGCAGACAGACTAACAGTGTCCCTGGAGGTGGGAGACAACCGTGCCGTCGATGCTTCTCCAGAACAGTCCCGCCCTCCTGACTCTGGCTCCCCTGACGTGGGGCCTCAGCAGCACCTGCAGGCCCTGGaccctcccagctcctcccaggACCCTCAGTCCGCACGacagctgccccctgccccccgacCTTCATGAGCCGACACCGCAGGTAGCTGCTCAGGACGAAGCGGatcctctccatctccatctgaTGGATGCTGACCTTCAGGTCCCCCTTCTTGGCCCTCCTGAGATTTTCTTCCTGttaacagagaaaaagaagtttGTAAAAAACATGAGAGTCAAAGACTAAGGACCTTATTTGTTCAATCAGCGTGTGGCCCATCATTGTTGGCAACAGTAAGGACGCAGAGGCTACATTTAGGTCAGAGGAGAACAAAAAACTCATCGTTTAAGGGCTCTCATTTCCTTCTAATTTCTTAACTACACAAACAATACATGACCACAGTCTCACGACATAAAGTGCAGACAGCACTCGTTTACTTTTAGAAAATCACCACTTGAATAGAATCTGAAGCTGGCTGGTCAGAAGGGCCCAAAAGAACCCCAGCCCGAGTGTGAAGGACAGCAGCAGACAGAAGAAATGTCTAAAGAGtcttaaaatagttaaaacaCCAGCTGAGAAACTGTAAAATACCAACGTTTCAAAGCCACCCTGAGGCTGACAGTGACTAAAGCCTGGCTCATCTAAGGCAAGGGCCGCAGACGCACAGGCTTCGGGGCCAGGCAGGTAAGGTACCTGAGAAAGGTAGgcagccaggagctgggggcctGGGGAGCACATTGGAAGGGGCGGTCCCTACCCTGCTCTGGTCAGCTGTTCTCACGTACAAATGCAGGAATGCTGAGGACAGGTTTTTAGAAGCTGACGTCCAGATGTTCATAGGAGCTCCCAGGCTTTGTAAATGTAGGTAAttaattcaacattaaaaaagaaaaaaaacccaaactaggATGGGCCCAACGAAACAGATTTGCTATCAGCTTACGGGCTCTCACTGTGCCGACACACTTTCTAAGTTGCCCTCCTCTGAACGCTGAGGGAGGCATCTCTTACCATGTGCTGCAGCTGCTCCATGACACATTCAACGATTTCCGACTTGTTTTCCAGCAGCTCAGGGGCAAACTTTTCATTCATCCAGGCCTAAAAAAACAATGCCCGAAAAACACACAAAGGGGCGTTACTCCCAATGGAGCAAATTAACCCTGTGAGTCAGTACTCACCCCTAAAATCACAGCCGCCTCAGCGAAGAAACTGTCTACCGGTTGGAAATACTGGAAATGCTTTGAAGACAAGCTATGTTTAACGATggcttttttatttccattagcgGAAAGGCTGTGTTGTCAGTACACCTATGGCTGAGAGTAACCCTACCTGGTGTCCACTCGGTACCTGTCACCGGGCACCAGTGTCTGGATCTGCTATTGCCCACCAGGGGGCACCAGCGCCCTCCCATTCAGCTCAGAGcactttgtaattttttcattCATCACTATCATAACCGAGATGAAATGGATACAGTTATCCTTACCTTCTTGATGAGAAAACACAGATTACGTTATTTACTAACTTCCCAAGAGTACAAAGGATCACAAAGGAAATGGAGATTTATCTGTTAAAGTTTTTGGAATAAGACGTTAAATCCCTAATTTATGACTTAGGCCCAGACGCTTGGTATGTTTCAGCAATTACCAAGGCTTGGGGAACTGAAGTATCCACTGGTGACTGAGGAAGCTGTACTTACCTTTCAATCACAGGAAATTGAGTTCTAGCATAGCTCAGAGTTACAGGCCAAGCACGCTCCAGTTATTCATTTTGACACACTTAAGCGTCTGCTTCTCCAATTATCACCATTCAGACGCATTATTAAATACCGGTATTGCTActatcataaaattttttttcaggtgcTCAAGCTTCTGGAATAGTGTTGCagatatataaaattaaccagAAAGACAATCTGTCTTTTCAAGTAGCATAATGAATGAGAAAAGATCAAACTGTCATAGAGAACTTTATAAAGcaggagattttcttttttttaaaataaatttttttattttattttatttatttttggctgcattgggtcttcattgctgcaagcgggagggggctactctttgttgcggtgcgcgggcttctcattgcagtggcttctcttgttgcggagcacgggttctaggtgcgcgggcttcagtagttgtggctcacgggctctagagcgcaggctcagtagttgtggcacacgggcttagctgctctgcagcatgtgggatcttatttcccagaccagggctcaaacccgtgtcccctgcattggcaggcggattcttaaccactgtgccaccagggaagcccaggttttcTTTTTACCTGACTTTATTAAATACTGAATAggtacaaaaatatttatgaaatacataACAACATGAAGAATACTGATAAACACCTATGTGCACACAGCTTCATTAAAGAATGTCATCATCACTTTACAAGTCCCCTtgtgtcccctccctcctcagaggtGATCGTTGGTCTGAATTTAGTGATTAATTTTCTGTCGTTTCATTACTTCTGTTCTTATCTCTACATGGTGCTCACCAACCTTTCCATGACAGGGCACTCAAAGAAATGAGAGCACTTGTATGGTATACTGGGTAAAATGGAGTAGATCTGGGGGAGATTTCTCATTTACAGTATGAAATCATGGTAATAAAACATGTAACAGTAGGGCAAAGTTTATATTAGTACAACATGctcaaataaaatcttttcaaaatttttagtGGGAAACTTGTATTTAAGTtcacagtctttttaaaaataatgaagttcTCTGTTTGAAATGActgcatcaaaaaaatcttaacaacAACCTGTTTATCGCCGTTACGGGTGAAACTGTGCCGCCTCCACCTGCCGATTTGTATGTTAGAGCCCTAACTCCTAGCACCTCAGAACGTGACTGGATTTGGAGATGCAGTCTTTTAACGAGGCAGTTAGGTTGAAAGGCGGTCATtaggtgggccttaatccaatacgGCTGGTGTCCTTGTGGGAGAAGAAGAGGACACAGACACGGAGTTTCCCAAGGCTCAGTCCCTGGCACCTTCTTTTCTTTATGTACATTCACTCTCTATGGGAAATTATCTACCAAGAGGACAGAGCACATGAGGACACAGAAGATGGCCGTCTCCAAgtccaggagagaggcctcagaggagacCGTGTCAGCACCTTGATCTCGTCTCAGATAGaagagcctccagaactgagaagaTAAATCTCTGTCAgcaaagccacccagtctgtggcactttgttaggcagccttagcaaactaatatGACCATTAAAATGAGAAACTTTGCATTTTGGGTACCAAGTTTTAAATCGTATTTTTACCAGCATTCAAGAGTATCCTACGTATGCCCCCAGAGCTGTGCTCATCAGTGGCCTGTCAGGCCGGCCCCGAGGCCATGCTACACGGCAGCTGTCCAGGCGGTGGCTGCCCTCCGGGCGGGAGAGCATCAGGCCGCAGGCGTGACTCCTGCTCACCCCCTGCCAAGGCCGCCAGACCCCACCCTCCTTGGGTTCCCTCCCAGGGAGCCCTGAGGACACCCAGAAGATGCCAGCAGTCTGGGCCCGGCTGACCTGGAGGGCGAGGGTCAGCATCTGAGCCTCTGCAGAGCCTCAGCGTGTGCAGCGCCACCAAGCTGGCAAGCTCGGCCCCAGACGACAGCTTCGCCAGGCTCTGAACGGTACACAGACGGTTTCTTCCGCAACTTATCTTTTGTTCTTCTATGTGATGTTCCTGACATCTGTCCATGCTGTGGCAGGAGCTTTTACTCATTTTACTGCTGTCTTTCTCCCTCGTTATGTGTATATGCCGCACTCTAGGTATGCACCCAGGAGTAGAATAATTCGACCACAAGACACGTGTGCCTTCTTTAACCTGACCAGAAAATAACGTTAACATTTTAAAGTGACTGTACCAAGTTACACGCATACCGTGGTATACGTGTGCTAaattctctacatccttgccaacactttatactgttcacctttttcatttctaccacTCTGATGGGtataagtgatatctcattgggtTTTAAATTTTCAGGGTGTCTGTGAATCTCCTGAAATTACATGCAAAGTTCTGCATGGGTGTATATGTGCATTATTCTGGGAGGGCCAGAGTTTTCACCAGATTCTTAAAAAGGTCTgagacataatttttaaatgaccttCCTTGGGTTTTATCACTCACGATGGCATGTAATGgcaggaaagaatgaagaatCCTAAAGTAACAAACATGAGAGAGCTCTGGAAAGGGGCGGTGAGAGGGAGAAGAGTAAGGCAGCAGGTGTAGTAAATCAAAGAGACCTGGTTcacatcctggctctgctgtcctTGTGTGGCCTTGGCAAGTTACTTTACACCTCTAacctctaagcttcagtttcctcatctgtaaaatggagatgacaaaAGTGCTTGCCTCAGGGCGTTGTTGTACTGATTATGACCACTTGCACCTAACATTCAGTGAGCGCTCAGCACACGTCAGACAACACTCTGAGCTCTTCACACATAATAccccatttcatcctcacaagagCTCTGTGAGGCAGCCGCTATTATTACCTCCACTGACAGTCAAGGAAGTGCTAGAGACAAGCTATACAACCTGCCTAAGTTGTAAAACAGacgagtggggacttccctggtggcgcagtggttaagaatccgcctgccaatgcaggggacacgggttcaagccctggtccgggaagatcccacaagccatggagcaactaagcccatgtgccacaactaccgaagcccacgtgccacagctaatgagcctgcgtgctgcaactactgaagcccgtgcgcctagagcctgtgctctgcaataagagaagccaccgcaatgagaagcccgcacaccacaacaaagagtagcccccgctcgccgcaactagagaaagcccacgtgcagcaatgaagacccactgcagccaaaaaaattttttttaattaaaaaattaaaaaaaaaaacaaaaacgagtGACATGCAGGGATATAAACACAGGTAGTCTGAACTCCAAAACTACCAAGGTCTCCTCAGACAACAATTGTGAAGAGCCCTGGCACACAGGAAATACTCAACAAGCCACAGCGATTATGACTAAAAGGAGAAACAGCCCAGAAGTGGTTTGAGGCAAGCAGTGGAAACATACAGAACGGTGGACAAAAGAAGTAtttggaggaaaaggaagagtaaGACCAGTTTtctcgggcttccccggtggcgcagtggttaagaacctgcctgccaatgcagggaatacgggttcaagccctggtctgggaggatcccacatgccgcggagcaactatgcctgtgtaccacgactactgagcctgtgctctagagcccgcatgccacaactactgaagcccgcgcacttagagcccgtgctccacaacaagagaagccactgcaatgagaagccctcgtgccgcaactagagaaagcctgcgcgcagcaacaaagacccaatgcagcccaaaataaaaataaacttaaaaaaataaaaaagaccagTTTTCTCCTAAAGAAGGTGTTTCAGCACTTTCTAGACCTTACAAGTCTCTACCAAGCACTTCTGCGGTCCCCACAAATACCAAGCAGATCCTTTGCTCTGTGAGCTGTTCTCGTAAATGTCCCCAAAGCTGACCCTCTCTGGCCCCACTTGATAATTTTGTGTCTGACATTATGAGGTTTCTATCCGGCTGTCCCCCTACTTCCTATTTCTGCGTAGATGGTAAGATGCAGTCTCTCTTCTCTTGAAATAAGCCTAGAGTtccatcacatttcctgattccCGATATTTGCACAGCTGGACTAAATTAGAAGGCTGAGCTTGGAGCAGGGGGATTCTGTTTGGGCTGCTTACCTGTTCCAGCCTGTCAATGAGCTCTGCAGGGGTCAGGACCACCTCTTCACTCCCCGCATCAGAGTCCTGTCCCGGGA
It encodes:
- the GINS4 gene encoding DNA replication complex GINS protein SLD5, which gives rise to MTEELDLPGQDSDAGSEEVVLTPAELIDRLEQAWMNEKFAPELLENKSEIVECVMEQLQHMEENLRRAKKGDLKVSIHQMEMERIRFVLSSYLRCRLMKIEKFFPHVLEKEKTRREGEPSSLSPEEFAFAREYMANTETYLKNVALKHMPPNLQKVDLLRAVPKPDLDSYVFLRVKERQENILVEPETDEQRDYVIDLEEGSQHLIRYKTIAPLVASGAVQLI